The genome window gTTGGTTGAGctgaccatccatccagggACAAGCGGATCTTCAGCACCGGCTGTGCAGGTACATTGCCATCTTCCATGCCCTATTCTAAATAACTGCTAAGAGACAATTACAGCGGAGCAAATGAAAATGAACGACTGCTGgttcgaaaagaaagactggCGCCAGTGCCAGAGTGAGGTACAatatccccatcccatccattatCATCTCGCAACCCTCACTCACTAAATTGCATCAGATGGAAACCTTCCGCGAGTGCTGGAAACGTCAGGGCAACGACGAGCGCACACAGACCAAGGATGCCTAACTGATACCGATACCGATACCACAGACCATTTGTACAATAGAACAGTATTCTACTAAATACTCTCCACTtatcctccatcctcctttccccagAGCTATCTACTCTGTAATCACGTGACACTATACAGCTCTGACTTCATTTCTCTTTCCGCTGCACCTTCTCACCACATCCCCAACCACAACACCTCCCCACAGCCCTCTACAATGTCCCTCCCACTTTTAACGCGCTCCCTGCGCGGTCCCCAACTTAGCAAAACCCTCCGCTACTCCCTCACCACTACAACCCGCTaccaatccaccaccaccaccaccaacaacaacaccgcgaaacccgccgccaccacctccacaacatcaacagcacCCAagcccaccaccactacatctacctcctcaacctccacccCAAAAACTACCCCCACCCTTAAAGACCTCCTTGaccaccccccatccccagcaaACCCAACGGAAGACCGCATCGACTGGACGCGCTCCTTCCACGGGCTTAGCGCAACCCCCTTCCCGAAAGAATGCGccgacatcctcctcgccccgACCGAcccagaagaagtggaaatCAAACCCGACGGCATCCTCTACCTCCCCGAGATCAAATACCGACGGATACTGAATAAGGCGTTTGGACCCGGTGGATGGGGTCTTGTGCCGAGGAGTGAGAGTATTGTTACGCCGAAGATGGTCACGAGGGAGTATGCGCTTGTTTGTAATGGGCGGTTAGTATTTTCTACTTTCCCTGggggtgagtgagtgatgTGGGGAACGATCAAGTAAGCTGATTTAATTTTGTGTGTGCTGGTATAGGTTGGTTTCAGTTGCTCGCGGCGAACAGGATTATTTCTCCCCGGATGGAATCCCCACGGCTACGGAGGGATGTCGGTCGAATGCGTTGGTGCGGTGTTGTAAGGATTTGGGCATTGCGAGTGAGTTGTGGGATCCCAGGTGGATTCGCAAGTTCAAGGCGCAGTATACCCGCGAGGCGTTTGTGGAGCATGTGGTGAATAAACGGAAGACGAAGATTtgggtgaggaaggatgaTACCGTTGGGTATCCGTGGAAGGAGACCAAGTTTTAGTCTTCCGgtctcttccattccattctCATTCTATTCTAATGTGGGGAGCAAGTCTCATGATGAATACGTGATACACTAAATTCTGTATAACAGGTCAATGTACGATATCATTGCGAATTACATGCTAATAGATCAGTCCACTcataaaatactaataatacatCATATGCAACAATCTAAGTGGCCGTTTTtgcaaggaaaagaagaaaggaagaaatcaTGATGACTCATGGCTACTGGTTACCCGCTCCCTCGTACGGCCGTCTCGGCACATATCGTCCTGGCTCGGTTTCTGTCAGGTGTGTCGAATGGTGCTCCCGTCCATCTGGCGTCTGCTGCTCGTGCATCGACGGAAGCTCGAACGGCTGGTTTGGGTCGTAGGGGTCCTCCGTTGGGTCGTAGTATTGTCCCGGGTAGTTGTAGTACTCGGGCGGCTGCTGAGGCGGCTGGGGCACTGCGACCTGGGGCAGCGTGGGCTGCGCCTCCTGGCGATGACGGGGAGGGACTGGTTCAGAGAGCACCGGGACATCGCCTCGAGGGGCAGCCACGGGCTGGGGCTCGGGTTCAGGCTCGGCGTGTGAAGTGCGGCCCTCCTTGCGACGACCCGTTGACGGTTCGCGGGTCATGAGTCCGTAGGTCACATTGAGTTGGCGCTCCTGACCGGGGGATCCCACGGGTGTCTGGTAGTGGTCGACTTCGTGACCGTCGCGGGAGCCGTCCTGCGACCGGGCTGCGTGCTCTGCGGTGAGTCCTTCGCTGTAGGAGCTGGAGGCGCCCATTCCACGACGCTGCAGCGACTGTGGGGAGTTGCCGAGGTCGAAGCCAGTCGAGCGCGATTCGGTGTATGAGACGCCAGCGGTGGTATTAGCCCGACGCATGCCTTCGCTGGCGATGGAAACCTGGCGGACGGGGAGAGTTTGGTCTTCGTGTCCAGCATCCGACTTGTTGTCGTCCTTCTCGGTcttgtcatcgtcatcgtcgctggCGCCTGGGGCGCGAATAGGTACCTTGCGCACAGCGGAGATCAATGCGCACATGAACTTCGAGCGACGGGCAGCTCGGACAGCCTCGTTTGACCAGTTGGATTTGTGGCAGATTAAGACACTCAGCTCCATCTTGTCCATGTCGCCCAGACCAACCACATCAATGGTGACCTCTGGCTGGAAGTCGCGGCAGTTGTCCTTGTCGCGCACGaagctctccatctcctcctggagaagctggacgTTGGAAAAGGTGGTCTCAAAGCTGACGGGGACGGTGAGGCGCTCATGCATCGCATTGGCACGGGTGAAGTTGTCAATCCATAGGGTGTTGAGGACGACGTTCGGAACTTGCGTGATACGGTGATCGTTGACATTTCGGAACACGGTGAAGAGCAATGAAATGCGCTCGACAAAGTACGGCTTGTCGCTGATTTCCACACGGTCGCCCACATCAAAGGGATgcttgacgaagaggaagatacaCGAACCCAGCACTTCCTGAGCGGTGGTCGAGAAGACGAAACTGAGAGACAGCAGAGAAGTGGCACCCGCGGCGATAACGGTGCCGAAGCCGCTTGTCacgaaagaaacaaagaccAGAATAGCAATGATACCCGCCACGGTCAGCAAAAGGTTGTCGAGAACGTGGATCGCCTGGTCAACATCGTGAAGACTGTTGTTCAGGGACTTTCTCAAGCGGCGGACTTCTCCGATGGCCAAGATCATCTCTTCCAAGCTGATGTCCCCGTTGCCGTCGCGATCCAGCATGTGGAAACATTCCTCGGCTTCAGCCTCCATGCCAGCTCCCAGGACCTCACAAATATCGTCAAAGTACAGAGCATCGCGGCCTTCAATGACAAAAGACATCCAAATTCTCCGCGCGAGCGCTTCAGACGTCCGTCTGTGTTCCAGAGCCTGGGTGACGACGGACCGAGTGGAAGTGGGGTTGAAAACTTGCTTGCCAGTCAATTCATGGGCCACGTCGCCAAAAGCCGCCGTGACTTTGTTGCCGAACTGGTGGACATTTTGGCCCACGCCCCGGATGAGGCGCAGAGGCGCTGATGAGCTACCAGTGCGGGTCTTGATGGCTGCGGAGCGAAGAATAGAGTCCGAAATGGCCGCGTCCTCCTCTTGGAACTCTTTGCAGTACATGGGGAACATGTGGCGCGAGGCGTCGAATAGCAGAGCCACCAGATACACATTGCGCTTCGATTCTTTGATGCGGGCATCAAATTGCTTGCGGTGGTAGCTGATCGAGATCAAATGAACCATGGTTTTCTCAGCCAAGAAAATCAAACTGCAGACGAAGAGGGCAAACAGGATGTTCTTGATGGACTTCTCCCAGGATTTGGTAGAGGTATCGCCCTTGGCTTGCTGATGGGGATTTTGCGTCATGACCTGGAGGAAAAGTTAGTGGATGGCACGTATAATGGAATCAGACTAGACTTACAGGCAAAAAGGTAACCAAGCAAACCACGCACCACAGCACGGTTGCAATTGGCATTTCCAATTTGCGAAGAATGAGAGCATATTTGCGAGTTCCTGAACTCACAAATCCGATAAGGGTCTGAAAGATGTACGGCAAGAGTTTGGCCGCAAGTTTACACAACCACAGACTGATCCAGACGATCTCAatccagaaccagaaccacgGCAGTGTGACGCCGCCGATAGTCGCGTCCTGCGCGACCGTTGCTCCCACGATAATGGGGATGGCAAGGAGAATTGCGAGCGGGGCCACGTAGATGAAGTAGCGAGTGAGAACCGAGTAATTAAGGATGGCCTGGTAGATGCGGCCCATGCGAGTGACGGTGCCATCCTCGGGGTCTTCTAGGGAACGTCCGGTGCTTTCGTCGATGCGTCTGCGCATGCCGGGATTTGGCGCGACCAAACCCTCCTTCTCGCCGTCAATGCCTTTGTCATCGCCGGGTGGTTGATACGGATTCGGCGATCCTCCCACATTACTACTTGTCTTGCGAGCGCCGGTCTGATTCCGACTGGGAACTGGGTTCAAGGGGATGTCAATAGTGACGTCGTTGGGATTCATCATGTTGTCCGGGGCCATGTCgggaagctgctggaagcgATGAGCCGACAGCCGCTTCTCCGTGATACCAGGTCTGCCGGACATGAATTTTGAAAATGGCATTGGGAATGAATTAGGGAAAGAGACGGTCTAAAAAGTACGGCCAGAAGCTGCCCTGCAGCTCCAATTAGCGAGCGATGTCGCAATTGGTCGGCTTAACTTCCAGGGACGTAAGATCGCTTTGCACAGTCCAGGCAGGATCTGACAATCACTGGGTGAATGAGTGTTGGAGTCCACTGGTTCGTGTGGAGAGCGGGTGGGTCGAGCGAAAGTAAAACCGCATGGACTGGACCAGGACTTGAGACGTTAGTTGGTGAATTAGAGCGGCAGCGAACGGACGTATATTTTTTGTTAAAGGATCGGGAATAggtggaaaagagaaagagaaaaaaagaaacgagagGGACAGGCATCGGAAATGAAATGCGTAGAGCGCTGTCAAGGGGGAACAGGCCGAAGGCCcgatgaaggagagaaaCAACGACAAGCCAGGCGAAGGAATGTCAAAGACGCGAGTGTCAGAAAGCCAGAGGGAAAATCGAGGGGAGCAACCCACGCGAGCATGTTTCAGTCGGGCTGAAGTCACTGGCGTGCAATAATGGAGTCATCCTCTTTTTGGGGGCTGGCCTGGTTGGAATCCGCCGATCATTCCCCGGGCCCATAGTTGCTGTCGGACTGGCGACTGCTGGCGGTGCCTTTCTGTTCGTCGCGATGATATAATAGGCAAGACTATAGGCCTCTCTAAGCCCTATCAGCGTCCCTGAAGGCGATCGATCTGAATGTTGAAGGGGAGAGACAGCCCCCACTGGTGTGAATTTTAGTTCATGGCACTAGTTTTGAGTTGGGAAGTTGAATTGCGTGAAGTGAGTACGTAGAATCACTAGAATGATTACTAGTCAGGGTGGCGGTCACGTTACGAGGAACGTCACACAAGCCATACCGGCAAAGCCCTATTGCCTACTTCCGGCCAGTCTAGGGCATTGCTCTGTCCAggttctccctctccctccctctctttctctctccttcctctcgcACTTTCCACGGCCCGCGACCGTTGGAACCAGTCAATCCTTTCAGGTGGTTCCAGCCAGtttcttgtcttcctttCAACTTGGCTAATTATTTCCCTGGTTACAACTGAACCAGTCCCCTACATTTCATTCAGG of Aspergillus luchuensis IFO 4308 DNA, chromosome 7, nearly complete sequence contains these proteins:
- a CDS encoding uncharacterized protein (COG:O;~EggNog:ENOG410PQYJ;~InterPro:IPR039870;~go_component: GO:0005758 - mitochondrial intermembrane space [Evidence IEA];~go_process: GO:0033617 - mitochondrial cytochrome c oxidase assembly [Evidence IEA]); this encodes MSDQEKRENPPVEVEEDDDEPDEWDKRIFSTGCAAEQMKMNDCWFEKKDWRQCQSEMETFRECWKRQGNDERTQTKDA
- a CDS encoding putative mitochondrial genome maintenance protein Mgm101 (BUSCO:EOG0926484N;~COG:L;~EggNog:ENOG410PMX3;~InterPro:IPR009446;~PFAM:PF06420;~go_component: GO:0000262 - mitochondrial chromosome [Evidence IEA];~go_function: GO:0003697 - single-stranded DNA binding [Evidence IEA];~go_process: GO:0000002 - mitochondrial genome maintenance [Evidence IEA];~go_process: GO:0006281 - DNA repair [Evidence IEA]); protein product: MSLPLLTRSLRGPQLSKTLRYSLTTTTRYQSTTTTTNNNTAKPAATTSTTSTAPKPTTTTSTSSTSTPKTTPTLKDLLDHPPSPANPTEDRIDWTRSFHGLSATPFPKECADILLAPTDPEEVEIKPDGILYLPEIKYRRILNKAFGPGGWGLVPRSESIVTPKMVTREYALVCNGRLVSVARGEQDYFSPDGIPTATEGCRSNALVRCCKDLGIASELWDPRWIRKFKAQYTREAFVEHVVNKRKTKIWVRKDDTVGYPWKETKF
- a CDS encoding serine/threonine protein kinase (COG:M;~EggNog:ENOG410PF8H;~InterPro:IPR010920,IPR011992,IPR006685,IPR002048, IPR018247;~PFAM:PF00924;~TransMembrane:6 (i133-155o167-193i214-235o255-272i489-515o521-544i);~go_component: GO:0016020 - membrane [Evidence IEA];~go_function: GO:0005509 - calcium ion binding [Evidence IEA];~go_process: GO:0055085 - transmembrane transport [Evidence IEA]), with protein sequence MPFSKFMSGRPGITEKRLSAHRFQQLPDMAPDNMMNPNDVTIDIPLNPVPSRNQTGARKTSSNVGGSPNPYQPPGDDKGIDGEKEGLVAPNPGMRRRIDESTGRSLEDPEDGTVTRMGRIYQAILNYSVLTRYFIYVAPLAILLAIPIIVGATVAQDATIGGVTLPWFWFWIEIVWISLWLCKLAAKLLPYIFQTLIGFVSSGTRKYALILRKLEMPIATVLWCVVCLVTFLPVMTQNPHQQAKGDTSTKSWEKSIKNILFALFVCSLIFLAEKTMVHLISISYHRKQFDARIKESKRNVYLVALLFDASRHMFPMYCKEFQEEDAAISDSILRSAAIKTRTGSSSAPLRLIRGVGQNVHQFGNKVTAAFGDVAHELTGKQVFNPTSTRSVVTQALEHRRTSEALARRIWMSFVIEGRDALYFDDICEVLGAGMEAEAEECFHMLDRDGNGDISLEEMILAIGEVRRLRKSLNNSLHDVDQAIHVLDNLLLTVAGIIAILVFVSFVTSGFGTVIAAGATSLLSLSFVFSTTAQEVLGSCIFLFVKHPFDVGDRVEISDKPYFVERISLLFTVFRNVNDHRITQVPNVVLNTLWIDNFTRANAMHERLTVPVSFETTFSNVQLLQEEMESFVRDKDNCRDFQPEVTIDVVGLGDMDKMELSVLICHKSNWSNEAVRAARRSKFMCALISAVRKVPIRAPGASDDDDDKTEKDDNKSDAGHEDQTLPVRQVSIASEGMRRANTTAGVSYTESRSTGFDLGNSPQSLQRRGMGASSSYSEGLTAEHAARSQDGSRDGHEVDHYQTPVGSPGQERQLNVTYGLMTREPSTGRRKEGRTSHAEPEPEPQPVAAPRGDVPVLSEPVPPRHRQEAQPTLPQVAVPQPPQQPPEYYNYPGQYYDPTEDPYDPNQPFELPSMHEQQTPDGREHHSTHLTETEPGRYVPRRPYEGAGNQ